In Lepisosteus oculatus isolate fLepOcu1 chromosome 15, fLepOcu1.hap2, whole genome shotgun sequence, one genomic interval encodes:
- the atp5po gene encoding ATP synthase subunit O, mitochondrial: protein MAAAGLGQQVRLFSTTVVKPVAKLVKPPIQVYGVEGRYATALFSAASKQKKLDQVERELGRVATLIKEPRLSSVVLNPHVKRSVKQKTFGDALTKENLSPITVNLIKVLADNGRLTLTADVISAFGKMMSAHRGEVLCSVTTAQPLEEAHLTELKTALTGFLQKGETLKLETKSDPSIFGGMIVSIGDKYVDMSTKTKIQKLTKIMKET, encoded by the exons ATGGCAGCGGCAGGACTGGGGCAGCAG GTGCGCCTCTTCAGCACCACTGTAGTTAAGCCTGTTGCGAAGCTGGTTAAG CCGCCCATCCAAGTGTATGGTGTGGAGGGCCGCTACGCCACTGCCCTGTTCTCTGCCGCCTCCAAGCAGAAGAAGCTGGACCAAGTGGAGAGGGAGCTGGGTCGCGTCGCT ACCCTGATCAAAGAGCCCAGGCTGTCGAGTGTGGTGCTAAACCCTCATGTCAAGCGCAGCGTGAAGCAGAAGACCTTCGGTGACGCTCTCACGAAGGAGAACCTCTCCCCCATCACAGTCAACCTGATCA AGGTGCTGGCTGATAACGGCCGCCTGACACTGACTGCCGACGTGATCTCGGCCTTCGGCAAGATGATGAGCGCGCACCGCGGGGAGGTCCTCTGTTCCGTCACGACAGCGCAG CCCCTGGAAGAAGCCCACCTGactgagctgaaaactgctttgACTGGGTTTCTGCAGAAGGGAGAGACTCTGAAGCTGGAGACCAAG TCTGACCCTTCCATCTTTGGGGGAATGATCGTCAGCATTGGAGACAAGTATGTGGATATGTCCACGAAAACCAAGATCCAGAAGCTGACTAAAATCATGAAGGAGACCTAG